The following proteins come from a genomic window of Salvia hispanica cultivar TCC Black 2014 chromosome 4, UniMelb_Shisp_WGS_1.0, whole genome shotgun sequence:
- the LOC125185306 gene encoding uncharacterized protein At4g22758-like, protein MLLYKQKKSQAAKVNRFLISVTFLGSAGPIRFVVNEEELVAAVIDTALKSYAREGRLPILGSDLNNFILYCPISGTEALSPWETIGSVGVRNFVLCKKPETEKADDSEKLPPIARKGSGSWKSWFNKSLNPKICSH, encoded by the exons aTGTTGCTTTACAAGCAGAAGAAGAGTCAGGCGGCGAAGGTGAACCGGTTTTTGATCAGCGTTACGTTTCTGGGTAGCGCCGGTCCGATCCGGTTCGTGGTCAATGAGGAGGAGCTCGTTGCGGCTGTGATTGATACCGCGCTGAAATCGTATGCGCGTGAGGGCAGGCTTCCGATTCTTGGATCCGATCTCAATAATTTCATACTCTATTGCCCGATTTCTGGAACTGAAG CTCTGAGTCCATGGGAGACTATTGGATCAGTGGGTGTTCGGAATTTTGTGCTGTGCAAGAAGCCGGAAACAGAAAAGGCCGATGACAGCGAGAAGCTGCCTCCGATAGCTCGCAAGGGATCGGGCAGCTGGAAATCATGGTTCAACAAATCACTCAATCCCAAGATATGTTCTCATTAG